A genome region from Purpureocillium takamizusanense chromosome 8, complete sequence includes the following:
- a CDS encoding uncharacterized protein (COG:S~BUSCO:EOG09265M8S~EggNog:ENOG503P4VK) yields the protein MDFPFLLFGEGSGRGSQSTQLRWLVILTQKAQPIRRAGVARPLVVLPSPKADLGGRVILGYTVSKPALSGVAETIAVGAGGKKTRNAETPNKPHDPPCNNRHEGRNPTAAPEQDRDGYLVAEASTASDHDRVHAFHKMAHRFVVTAFLTGSRILGRSFMAAYKQAQAASNYQRAQAKVNGGSSSARASLSSGMTLDEACRILNVKPPANGQANVEEVLERYKRLFDANEPQNGGSFYLQSKIVRAKERFEREIGPIREKAEAEAETKDGWKPKVYKDR from the exons ATGGATTTCCCGTTTCTGCTCTTTGGAGAGGGCAGTGGACGCGGATCACAAAGTACACAGCTGAGATGGCTCGTCATTCTCACACAGAAAGCTCAGCCAATCAGGCGGGCGGGTGTTGCGCGGCCATTGGTGGTACTGCCTTCACCGAAAGCTGACCTCGGTGGCCGGGTCATTCTCGGCTATACCGTGTCTAAGCCAGCACTTTCCGGGGTCGCGGAAACAATCGCTGTCGGCGCTGGAGGGAAAAAAACGAGAAACGCCGAAACCCCCAACAAGCCTCACGATCCCCCGTGCAACAACCGACACGAGGGACGCAACCCCACGGCGGCTCCCGAACAGGACAGAGACGGCTATCTCGTGGCCGAAGCCTCGACAGCCAGCGATCACGACCGAGTGCACGCATTTCACAAAATG GCGCACCGCTTCGTGGTTACCGCCTTCCTCACAGGCTCCCGCATCCTGGGACGGTCGTTCATGGCCGCCTACAAACAAGCCCAGGCGGCGTCCAACTACCAGCGCGCCCAGGCCAAGGTCAAcggcggctcctcgtcggcgcgcgcctccCTGTCGTCGGGCAtgacgctcgacgaggcgtgcCGGATCCTCAACGTCAAGCCCCCGGCGAACGGGCAGGCCAACGTCGAGGAGGTGCTCGAGCGGTACAAGCGCCTGTTCGACGCCAACGAGCCGCAGAATGGCGGCAGCTTCTACCTCCAGAGCAAGATTGTGCGCGCCAAGGAGCGGTTCGAGCGGGAGATTGGGCCGATACGGGagaaggcggaggcggaggcggagacCAAGGACGGATGGAAGCCCAAGGTCTACAAGGACCGGTAG
- the rpl13 gene encoding 60S ribosomal protein L13 (COG:J~EggNog:ENOG503P222): MAIKHNQKLVNNHFRKDWQRRVRTHFDQPGKKASRRTARQVKAAALAPRPVDKLRPIVRCPTIKYNRKVRAGRGFTFAELKEAGIARPLARTIGISVDHRRQNLSEESLAINVARLKAYKERLILLPRRSNAPKKGDTKTDLSKVEKATSVSAVLPIAPTDLAVKEIKKSEMPAAVEGGAYRKLRVARSNARYQGAREKRARDKAEAETAKK; encoded by the exons ATG GCGATCAAGCACAACCAGAAGCTCGTCAACAACC ACTTCCGCAAGGACTGGCAGCGAAGGGTTCGCACCCACTTCGACCAG CCCGGGAAGAAGGCCTCGCGCCGCACTGCCCGTCAGGTCAAGGCCGCTGCTctcgccccccgccccgtcgaCAAGCTGCGCCCTATTGTGCGATGCCCGACCATCAAGTACAACCGCAaggtccgcgccggccggggtTTCACCTTCGCTGAGCTCAAG GAGGCTGGCATTGCCCGACCTCTGGCCCGCACCATCGGTATCTCCGtcgaccaccgccgccagaaCCTGAGCGAGGAGAGCCTGGCCATcaacgtcgcccgcctcaagGCCTACAAGGAGCGCCTCATCCTGCTCCCCCGCCGCTCCAACGCCCCCAAGAAGGGTGACACCAAGACCGACCTCTCCAAGGTCGAGAAGGCCACCTCCGTCTCCGCCGTCCTGCCCATTGCCCCCACCGACCTGGCCGTCAAGGAGATCAAGAAGAGcgagatgcccgccgccgtcgagggtgGTGCGTACCGGAAGCTGCGCGTTGCCCGAAGCAACGCCCGGTACCAGGGTGCCCGTGAGAAGCGTGCGCGGGATAAGGCTGAGGCCGAGACCGCCAAGAAATAA
- a CDS encoding uncharacterized protein (COG:S~EggNog:ENOG503P6NQ): MGAQASRPDGEAPASTAKESETNTPREVEIEDDDEPDDWDKRIFSTGCADENAKMTDCYFEKKDWRACTAEMEAFKQCWKRHGNDERTATRDA, encoded by the exons ATGGGAGCCCAGGCCTCACGACCGGATGGCGAAGCACCAGCATCGACCGCAAAGGAATCAGAGACAAACACACCGCGAGAGGTAGAGattgaagacgacgatgagccgGACGATTG GGACAAGCGGATATTCAGCACCGGATGCGCAG ACGAGAACGCGAAGATGACGGACTGCTACTTTGAGAAGAAGGACTGGCGGGCGTGTACTGCCGAG ATGGAGGCATTCAAGCAGTGCTGGAAGCGccacggcaacgacgagcgcACTGCTACCAGGGACGCCTAG
- the BPL1 gene encoding biotin holocarboxylase synthetase (BUSCO:EOG09261666~COG:H~EggNog:ENOG503NXNK) → MTSRKLNVLVYTGTGTTSESVRQCVFSLRRLLSPNYAVIPINETVILKEPWAPTCALLVIPGGADLGYCRVLNGEGNRRIADYVRRGGAYLGLCAGGYYGSARCEFEVGNKPLEVIGSRELAFFPGTCRGGAFKGFEYQSERGARAAVLKVATGAFKEQVPQRFVSYYNGGGVFVDAASVKSRKVEVLASYDEEIDVDGGDGKAAVVLCHVGDGKALLTGPHPEFAPANLYPQPDIPGYDELIRKLAEDDQNRVQFLKACLATVGLEVSLEVATLPPLSRLHLTAVDNTKVSEILYSWDDVLAKENGQELVKGEADTFHIQSDEDDLPVEDLRQSLPKDGSADGIIDYSTVTKTIVAHEKALPSHEVTPHFNHKLYYSSLRRFQAVEDAEEWGNILLYGDVVTSTNSLLEKNPKLISKLPTGFTFSASTQVAGRGRGTNVWLAPPGALLFSTIINHPAHLAVSRPVVFIQYIAAIAIVEAIQSLDVEYTNLPVKLKWPNDIYALDPTKPASSKQYVKIGGILSQCGYFDGAYQIVLGIGINAINPRPTTSISDLLPAGTAPPRLEALLARILTRLEAIYAQFRREGFSEDLERRYYRHWLHTGQAVSLEAEGGVRARVLGITRDWGMLRVEETDREGRGTGKIWSLQSDENSFDFWKGLVRRKE, encoded by the exons ATGACTTCTAGGAAACTCAACGTGCTCGTCTACACAG GCACCGGCACGACTTCGGAGTCGGTCCGGCAATGCGTCTTCTCCCTCCGTCGCCTTCTCTCTCCAAACTACGCCGTCATCCCCATCAATGAGACTGTCATCCTCAAGGAACcatgggcgccgacgtgcgcACTGCTCGTcatccccggcggcgcggacctGGGCTACTGCCGCGTGCTGAACGGCGAAGGCAACCGGCGCATCGCCGATTACgtccgtcgaggaggcgcatACCTCGGCCTGTGCGCCGGCGGCTACTACGGCAGCGCACGCTGTGAGTTCGAGGTGGGGAACAAGCCCCTCGAGGTCATCGGCAGCCGGGAGCTGGCCTTCTTCCCCGGTACCtgtcgtggcggcgcttTCAAGGGGTTCGAATACCAGAGCGAgaggggcgcgcgcgcagctgtGCTCAAGGTCGCGACAGGAGCATTCAAGGAACAGGTCCCTCAGCGGTTCGTGTCGTACTACAACGGTGGAGGCGTGTTCGTAGACGCGGCCAGCGTCAAGAGTCGCAAAGTTGAGGTCCTCGCGTCTTATGACGAAGAAATCgatgtcgatggcggggatggcaaggccgccgtggtgctctgccatgtcggcgatggcaaGGCCCTACTTACGGGGCCGCATCCGGA ATTCGCGCCGGCCAACCTCTACCCACAGCCCGACATTCCTGGCTATGACGAATTGATACGTAAGCTGGCTGAAGACGACCAAAATCGTGTCCAATTCCTCAAAGCATGTCTTGCCACGGTCGGCCTAGAGGTAAGCTTAGAGGTGGCGACGTTGCCACCGTTATCGCGCCTCCATCTCACAGCTGTCGACAACACCAAGGTGAGCGAGATACTCTACAGCTGGGACGATGTCCTGGCAAAGGAAAATGGTCAGGAGCTCGTCAAGGGCGAAGCAGACACTTTTCATATTCAAAGCGATGAGGATGACCTCCCAGTCGAAGATCTTCGCCAATCACTCCCAAAAGACGGGAGCGCAGACGGCATTATCGACTATTCGACTGTCACCAAGACAATCGTTGCTCATGAAAAGGCCCTACCGAGCCACGAAGTAACGCCTCACTTCAATCACAAGCTCTACTACTCAAGTCTCAGGCGATTCCAAGCGGTAGAAGATGCCGAAGAATGGGGAAACATTCTCCTTTACGGTGACGTTGTGACGAGCACAAACTCTCTCCTTGAGAA GAACCCGAAACTCATCTCCAAGTTGCCCACGGGCTTCACCTTTTCCGCATCCACGCaggtcgccggccgcggcagaGGGACCAACGTCTGGCTCGCGCCACCAGGCGCACTCCTATTCTCAACCATCATCAACCACCCGGCCCATCTCGCCGTTTCTCGTCCTGTCGTTTTCATACAATACATTGCTGCCATTGCCATCGTTGAGGCCATCCAGTCACTCGATGTCGAATACACAAACTTACCCGTCAAGCTCAAATGGCCCAACGACATTT ATGCTCTTGACCCGACGAAACCGGCGTCCTCGAAGCAGTACGTCAAAatcggcggcatcctctCCCAGTGTGGCTACTTCGACGGCGCGTACCAGATCGTACTCGGCATCGGAATCAATGCCATCAACCCTCGCCCCACGACATCCATCTCCGATCTCCTCCCCGCGGGAACCGCCCCACCGCGTCTCGAGGCCCTGCTGGCGCGCATTTTGActcgcctcgaggccatctaTGCACAGTTCCGCCGTGAGGGGTTCTCGGAGGATCTGGAGAGGCGGTACTATCGGCACTGGTTGCACACGGGCCAGGCTGTATCACTCGAAGCCGAAGGGGGTGTCAGGGCGCGCGTGCTGGGCATCACGCGCGATTGGGGCATGCTGCGggtggaggagacggacaGGGAAGGGCGAGGGACGGGCAAAATCTGGAGCCTGCAGAGCGACGAGAACAGCTTCGATTTTTGGAAGGGTCTGGTCAGGCGCAAGGAATAG
- a CDS encoding uncharacterized protein (TransMembrane:1 (o88-109i)~COG:S~EggNog:ENOG503P3HR), which yields MASRMGPRSVKDATRFTSTIPHATSKSAGGAAAATATPKPSPRIPGETPEQRVRRLRQAHIAAQKAQVSKADRVVDASRRFLDVAHRWTVGGIVVFTAVAGVVSIYSVWDMLRYNRARRAEWVEAQKQLEADSLSAARIAYLKGTATEEQIALVEEANREAEAQGIKLPPLLSPPEHRTHFEEHVQAAFKSDPEKKEGKGVLGVFSGLFGSKEASGDGSNAPSEAGTPAGSEALTQSIEAKAKDAWATEKENQRRGGSLDQLGLEAAGQGQPPSGKRGWWRW from the exons ATGGCGTCTAGAATGGGCCCGAGGAGCGTCAAGGACGCCACCCGCTTCACGTCTACGATCCCCCACGCCACGTCCAAGAgcgccggcggtgccgcggccgcgaccgcgacgccgaAGCCCTCGCCCCGAATCCCCGGCGAGACGCCCGAGCAGAGAGTCcgccggctgcggcaggcgcaCATCGCGGCCCAGAAGGCGCAGGTTAGCAAAGCAGACCGCGTGGTCGATGCGTCGCGAAGGTTCCTGGATGTGGCGCATCGGTGGACCGTCGGAGGCATCGTTGTCTTTACCG CTGTTGCTGGTGTCGTGAGCATTTATTCCGTATGGGACATGCTGCGGTACaaccgcgcccgccgcgccgaaTGGGTCGAGGCCCAGAAGCAACTCGAGGCCGACTCCCTCTCTGCCGCTCGAATCGCCTACCTCAAGGGCACCGCCACCGAAGAGCAGATTGCCCTTGTAGAAGAAGCCAACCGTGAAGCCGAAGCTCAGGGCATCAAGCTGCccccgctgctgtcgccgcccgagcaTCGGACACACTTTGAGGAGCACGTTCAGGCCGCATTCAAGAGCGATCCCGAGAAGAAAGAAGGCAAGGGCGTTCTTGGGGTCTTTTCCGGTCTCTTTGGAAGTAAAGAGGCATCAGGCGATGGCTCGAACGCGCCGTCAGAAGCCGGAACACCGGCGGGTTCTGAAGCATTGACGCAGTCgatcgaggccaaggccaaggatgCGTGGGCGACAGAGAAGGAGAACCAGCGTCGAGGTggcagcctcgaccagctcggACTGGAGGCCGCGGGCCAAGGACAGCCGCCATCGGGAAAGCGAggttggtggcggtggtga
- a CDS encoding uncharacterized protein (COG:S~EggNog:ENOG503P3HR): MRREGSWMWRIGGPSEASLSLPVGDPPHLWATRALRMPHVYAVQALTNIPDAAVAGVVSIYSVWDMLRYNRARRAEWVEAQKQLEADSLSAARIAYLKGTATEEQIALVEEANREAEAQGIKLPPLLSPPEHRTHFEEHVQAAFKSDPEKKEGKGVLGVFSGLFGSKEASGDGSNAPSEAGTPAGSEALTQSIEAKAKDAWATEKENQRRGGSLDQLGLEAAGQGQPPSGKRGWWRW; encoded by the coding sequence ATGCGTCGCGAAGGTTCCTGGATGTGGCGCATCGGTGGACCGTCGGAGGCATCGTTGTCTTTACCGGTAGGCGACCCCCCTCATCtgtgggcgacgagggctttGCGAATGCCGCATGTGTACGCCGTTCAAGCACTGACGAATATCCCGGATGCAGCTGTTGCTGGTGTCGTGAGCATTTATTCCGTATGGGACATGCTGCGGTACaaccgcgcccgccgcgccgaaTGGGTCGAGGCCCAGAAGCAACTCGAGGCCGACTCCCTCTCTGCCGCTCGAATCGCCTACCTCAAGGGCACCGCCACCGAAGAGCAGATTGCCCTTGTAGAAGAAGCCAACCGTGAAGCCGAAGCTCAGGGCATCAAGCTGCccccgctgctgtcgccgcccgagcaTCGGACACACTTTGAGGAGCACGTTCAGGCCGCATTCAAGAGCGATCCCGAGAAGAAAGAAGGCAAGGGCGTTCTTGGGGTCTTTTCCGGTCTCTTTGGAAGTAAAGAGGCATCAGGCGATGGCTCGAACGCGCCGTCAGAAGCCGGAACACCGGCGGGTTCTGAAGCATTGACGCAGTCgatcgaggccaaggccaaggatgCGTGGGCGACAGAGAAGGAGAACCAGCGTCGAGGTggcagcctcgaccagctcggACTGGAGGCCGCGGGCCAAGGACAGCCGCCATCGGGAAAGCGAggttggtggcggtggtga
- a CDS encoding uncharacterized protein (TransMembrane:1 (o576-594i)~COG:T~EggNog:ENOG503NUGU) has product MTPEQLEILLQQYGSNVSQDDYDESSEPAGVREDRVTRLAPVLSICQEAWASRSDELDVLAQKLGDGSRDVAWRVPLGQSGILDLFLEILAEDGLSQGLKVHALRLIGNSCADTDENRGRVVAENRLASVARQLSDESLIPFTIPVLYNILVDYEPAQKLASQSRLSDKLIALLSSPVLSKYEVFVPYFCKMLALLVSQEGEAAVANPVTVETLLKLANSPPFIQDVDDFVALTGVAAAYLASEAFQSRLISTNQMQLFMDAFRHAYAGIDPQQLLEDQETSTQVKQLRTALLTALADLSGNDGFSEHYPLSSSVPQTLLSWTRGDVPLLQAAGCLALGNLARSDELSLGLVQREQVHVPLIERLSDTATTDSQLLHSALSFLKNLAIPAQNKPALGDLLSPTCVPRIYSMDTLPQVQFAAVSLTRLLVVNCPQNVHRICTPLSADPSSPNHERTSVSNIVSLFDRSDAEPTRLEASRAIAALCRVVHSTTPLSDVLPDWEETNLAISDDSDAKAPSGGARPDQVAQSDDEKRRSRFYQTHDLVKPLAFLVTQQKWPTLRSEAWFVLALMSRSRDGAALIINMLLVFPAMNVLMETVTGRKGQLDESDGVEQLQDSPSAASVDPSPSSLTAGLQLEPQQVDPKQQASMAKIDRENALILCTELLRNWEDSLPPLRLSLLQDLVKEGTELVAADRARA; this is encoded by the exons ATGACGCCAGAACAGCTCGAGATTCTGCTCCAGCAGTACGGCAGCAACGTGTCTCAAGATGACTACGACGAGTCATCCGAGCCGGCTGGCGTGCGAGAGGACAGAGTGACGAGGCTTGCACCTGTGCTGAGCATCTGCCAGGAGGCCTGGGCATCTAGGTCGGACGAGCTGGATGTGCTGGCCCAGAAGCTTGGAGACGGGAGCAGAGATG TGGCGTGGCGTGTGCCATTGGGCCAGTCGGGCATTTTAGACCTGTTCCTGGAGATCTTGGCAGAAGACGGGCTCAGCCAGGGACTGAAGGTGCACGCTCTGCGCTTGATTGGCAACTCATGCGCCGATACGGATGAGAACCGCGGgcgagtcgtcgccgagaaCAGACTCGCTTCCGTAGCTCGTCAGCTCTCTGACGAAAGTCTCATTCCATTCACGATCCCTGTGTTGTACAACATTCTGGTGGACTACG AACCCGCCCAGAAGCTCGCGTCACAGTCTCGACTGAGCGACAAGCTGATAGCCCTACTCTCCTCGCCTGTCTTGTCCAAATACGAGGTCTTTGTGCCTTACTTTTGCAAGATGCTAGCGCTTCTGGTATCTCAGGAAGGGGAAGCCGCGGTTGCAAACCCCGTGACGGTCGAGACGCTCCTGAAACTAGCCAATAGCCCGCCGTTCATTCAAGATGTTGATGACTTCGTGGCCCTCACCGGCGTGGCAGCGGCATACCTGGCCAGCGAGGCGTTTCAGTCGAGACTCATCTCTACCAACCAGATGCAACTGTTCATGGACGCGTTCAGACACGCATATGCAGGCATCGACCCTCAGCAGCTGCTCGAAGACCAGGAAACCTCGACTCAAGTGAAGCAGCTGCGAACAGCCCTCCTCACGGCGCTTGCAGATTTGTCCGGCAATGACGGGTTTTCAGAGCACTACCCGCTGTCCTCGTCAGTACCGCAAACCCTCCTGTCTTGGACCCGGGGCGATGTGCCTCTGCTTCAGGCAGCAGGGTGCTTGGCGCTGGGTAACCTTGCCCGGTCTGACGAGTTGTCTCTGGGGCTTGTCCAGCGAGAACAGGTCCATGTGCCGCTCATCGAACGTCTGTCGGACACCGCGACCACAGATTCGCAACTTCTCCATTCGGCGCTATCGTTTCTCAAGAATCTAGCCATCCCAGCCCAAAACAAGCCAGCACTCGGAGACCTGCTGAGCCCAACCTGCGTCCCCCGAATATACTCCATGGACACTCTCCCGCAGGTGCAGTTTGCGGCAGTCTCCCTGACCAGGCTGCTTGTTGTCAACTGCCCGCAAAACGTTCACCGCATATGCACGCCCCTGAGCGCGGACCCATCGAGTCCGAACCACGAAAGGACGAGCGTGAGCAACATCGTGTCCTTGTTCGACAGGTCGGACGCCGAGCCCACACGTCTGGAGGCATCTcgtgccatcgccgcgctcTGTCGCGTCGTGCACTCGACGACACCTTTGTCAGACGTTCTCCCGGACTGGGAGGAGACTAATCTTGCGATCTCTGACGACTCCGACGCAAAGGCTCCATCGGGAGGCGCCCGGCCGGACCAAGTTGCACAATCGGACGATGAAAAGCGTCGTAGCCGATTCTACCAAACGCACGACTTAGTCAAGCCTCTAGCTTTTCTCGTTACGCAGCAAAAGTGGCCAACGTTGCGATCCGAGGCCTGGTTCGTGCTTGCGCTCATGAGCCGGTCCAGAGACGGCGCGGctctcatcatcaacatgcTGCTCGTGTTCCCTGCGATGAACGTACTCATGGAGACGGTCACGGGCCGCAAAGGACAGTTGGACGAATCAGATGGGGTCGAGCAGCTTCAGGATTCGCCCTCCGCCGCATCGGTTGACCCCAGCCCCTCGTCGTTGACTGCCGGTCTACAGCTGGAGCCGCAACAGGTCGACCCGAAACAGCAAGCCAGCATGGCCAAGATTGACCGGGAAAATGCGCTGATCCTCTGCACGGAGCTGCTGAGGAATTGGGAGgactcgctgccgccgttgagGTTGAGCCTGTTGCAGGACTTGGTCAAGGAGGGGACCGAGTTGGTTGCTGCAGATAGAGCCAGGGCTTAG
- a CDS encoding uncharacterized protein (EggNog:ENOG503P9AN) — MFAAEHCMMDALDAGRKRLRDDDDANTTATGFSEHRNKRLQALPLRTSPTSSHQWPPSTGITPLNAGASEGIPQPHLAPRSPPPSTIDSQAHDVDMEMADCGSPTPNHARVSHGALDLLDRNVNRMPTPIQPSFIAQVRSQQSEWAASGAAMNGVVNMGHHQTGFSDCQSIPRAMAGEGDWGAVPLNRRLPSPISEAGDFSQSQVATSMAVDDESPTRAASSVPARTSPLHAMNHPNAMDMESHHCEGDAASPSPGRKGHVRSKHTINSWTWQPGMKKSFSIGYRSDCEKCRLKVPGHFNHIVIS, encoded by the exons ATGTTTGCTGCGGAACACTGCATGATGGATGCCTTGGACGCTGGCAGGAAGCGTCTAcgggatgacgacgacgccaacaccaccgcGACAGGTTTCTCCGAGCATCGCAAC AAACGTCTTCAAGCGTTACCTCTTCGCACATCTCCCACATCCAGTCATCAGTGGCCCCCTTCAACCGGCATCACACCACTCAATGCTGGCGCGAGCGAGGGCATTCCACAACCACATCTCGCTCCTcgatcgccgccgccatcgacaatCGATTCGCAAGCGCACGATGTCGACATGGAGATGGCCGATTGTGGGTCGCCTACGCCGAACCACGCGCGTGTCAGCCATGGGGCCCTCGATCTTCTCGATCGAAACGTCAATCGAATGCCGACACCCATTCAACCAAGTTTCATCGCTCAAGTTAGAAGCCAGCAAAGCGAATGGGCTGCGTCTGGTGCAGCTATGAATGGTGTGGTGAATATGGGGCACCATCAGACCGGCTTCTCTGATTGCCAGAGCATCCCTCGTGCGATGGCTGGTGAAGGGGATTGGGGCGCGGTACCTCTAAACAGGCGCCTTCCTTCGCCTATATCAGAGGCAGGGGATTTTTCACAGAGCCAAGTTGCCACGTCAATGGCAGTCGATGACGAGAGCCCGACCAGAGCAGCGTCGTCTGTCCCCGCGCGGACATCACCCTTACACGCCATGAACCATCCCAACGCCATGGATATGGAATCCCACCATTGTGAAGGAGACGCAGCCTCGCCTTCGCCTGGCCGCAAAGGTCATGTGCGAAGTAAACACACTATCAACTCTTGGACGTGGCAGCCAGGCATGAAGAAAAGCTTCAGTATAGGATACCGGTCCGACTGCGAAAAGTGCAGGCTCAAGGTCCCAGGCCACTTCAACCATATTGTCATCTCCTAG